One Acidobacteriota bacterium genomic window carries:
- the topA gene encoding type I DNA topoisomerase: MARSLVIVESPAKARTINRYLGNDFLVKSSVGHIRDLPAGGKGRQSGGRGKQAAGGRKGTRGRAADPQVRARRQLVQRMGVDPDRGWRATYEVVPGKEKVVGELKKLAGASGQVFLATDLDREGEAIAWHLKEVIGGDPARFRRVVFNEITRRAIQDAFENPGEIDQNRVNAQQARRFLDRVVGFEVSPLLWAKVARGLSAGRVQSVAVRLVVEREREIRAFEPEEYWEVFADLTRDGGEDPCRFQVVRSDGKAFRPRNKNEADDALARLRREAFTVARVESRPTTTRPGAPFITSTLQQAASTRLGFGVRKTMTLAQRLYEGGHITYMRTDSTNLSREAVAGVRAHIEAAFGARYLPKTPNAYASKAGAQEAHEAIRPTDVAAQPETLAVADADARRLYDLVRRQFIACQMTAAEYMSTTVTVAAGDFELRVRGRVLRFDGFTRVLPPASRKGDLADVPGYEQGEGLACAKLESAQHFTKPPPRYSEASLVRELEKRGIGRPSTYASIISTIQDRGYVTLNKRRFYAEKIGEIVTDRLVESFADLLDYSFTAGMEQDLDQIASGDRQWLNVLDTFYGGFSRKLAAAARPDGMRPNAPTETRVACATCDRPMQIRSASTGVFLGCSGYSLPPKERCTQTVDLTPADEAADADRDDEGESRALRAKRRCPLCGTAMDSYLVDARRKLHVCGKNPQCAGYEIEEGAFRSAALAERTIECDRCDGEMQLRSGRFGKFFGCTNAECKNTRKVLRNGEPAPPKADPVPMPELRCRTVDDHYVLRDGAAGLFLAASGFPRYRETRAPAVSELKPHAAELDPKHRYLLEAPETDPEGRPAVVRFSRKAGEQYVTSEENGKATRWRAVYRDGRWVEPEPSAARQSARKTAKAAARGRGRREVA, translated from the coding sequence ATGGCCCGATCCCTGGTTATCGTCGAGTCGCCGGCAAAAGCCCGCACCATCAATCGCTACCTGGGCAATGACTTCCTGGTCAAGTCGAGCGTAGGCCATATCCGCGACCTGCCCGCGGGCGGCAAGGGCAGGCAGTCGGGCGGACGCGGCAAGCAGGCCGCCGGCGGTCGGAAGGGGACGCGGGGGCGCGCCGCCGACCCGCAGGTGCGGGCGCGGCGGCAGCTCGTACAGCGCATGGGCGTCGATCCGGACCGGGGCTGGCGGGCGACCTACGAGGTCGTGCCCGGCAAGGAGAAGGTCGTCGGCGAGCTCAAGAAGCTGGCGGGGGCGTCCGGACAGGTCTTTCTCGCCACCGACCTCGACCGCGAGGGGGAAGCCATCGCCTGGCACTTGAAGGAAGTGATCGGGGGGGACCCGGCGCGTTTCCGGCGCGTGGTGTTCAACGAGATTACGCGGCGGGCCATTCAGGACGCCTTCGAGAATCCCGGCGAGATCGACCAGAACCGGGTGAACGCGCAGCAGGCGCGGCGGTTCCTCGACCGGGTGGTGGGCTTCGAGGTGTCGCCGCTGCTCTGGGCCAAGGTGGCCCGCGGGCTGTCCGCCGGCCGCGTGCAGTCGGTGGCGGTGCGGCTCGTCGTGGAGCGCGAGCGCGAGATCCGCGCCTTCGAGCCGGAGGAGTACTGGGAGGTCTTCGCCGACCTGACGCGGGACGGAGGCGAGGATCCCTGCCGTTTCCAGGTCGTCAGGTCCGACGGCAAGGCCTTCCGGCCGCGCAACAAGAACGAGGCGGACGATGCGCTGGCCCGCCTGCGCAGGGAAGCGTTCACGGTCGCGCGGGTGGAGAGCAGACCGACCACGACGCGGCCGGGCGCGCCCTTCATCACCTCGACGCTCCAGCAGGCGGCGTCGACCCGCCTCGGCTTCGGCGTGCGCAAGACGATGACGCTGGCGCAGCGGCTGTACGAGGGCGGCCACATCACCTACATGCGCACCGACTCCACCAACCTCTCGCGGGAGGCGGTGGCCGGCGTGCGGGCCCATATCGAGGCCGCGTTCGGCGCGCGCTATCTGCCGAAGACGCCCAACGCCTACGCCAGCAAGGCCGGCGCGCAGGAGGCGCACGAGGCGATCCGGCCGACGGACGTGGCCGCGCAGCCCGAGACGCTGGCCGTCGCGGATGCCGACGCCCGCCGTCTCTACGACCTGGTTCGGCGTCAGTTCATCGCCTGCCAGATGACCGCGGCGGAATACATGAGCACCACCGTGACGGTCGCGGCGGGGGACTTCGAGCTGCGCGTCCGGGGACGCGTGCTCCGGTTCGACGGATTCACCCGCGTGCTGCCGCCCGCGTCGCGCAAGGGCGACCTGGCGGACGTGCCGGGCTACGAGCAGGGTGAGGGGCTTGCGTGCGCCAAGCTCGAATCGGCGCAGCACTTCACCAAGCCGCCGCCGCGGTACAGCGAAGCGAGTCTCGTCCGCGAGCTGGAGAAGCGCGGCATCGGACGGCCGTCGACCTATGCCTCGATCATCTCCACGATTCAGGATCGGGGCTACGTCACGCTGAACAAGCGGCGCTTCTACGCGGAGAAGATCGGCGAGATCGTGACCGATCGCCTGGTCGAGAGCTTCGCCGATCTGCTGGACTACTCGTTCACCGCCGGCATGGAGCAGGACCTCGATCAGATCGCTTCGGGCGACCGGCAATGGCTCAACGTGCTCGACACGTTCTACGGCGGCTTCTCACGGAAGCTCGCGGCTGCCGCCCGGCCCGACGGCATGCGCCCCAACGCACCGACGGAAACCCGGGTTGCCTGCGCCACATGCGACCGCCCGATGCAGATCCGGTCCGCCAGCACCGGCGTCTTTCTCGGCTGCTCGGGGTACTCGCTGCCGCCGAAGGAGCGTTGCACGCAGACCGTCGATCTCACTCCTGCGGACGAGGCCGCCGATGCGGACCGGGACGACGAGGGAGAGAGCCGGGCGTTGCGGGCCAAGCGCCGCTGTCCTCTCTGCGGCACCGCGATGGACAGCTACCTCGTCGACGCGCGGCGGAAGCTCCATGTCTGCGGCAAGAACCCGCAGTGCGCCGGTTACGAGATCGAGGAGGGCGCCTTCCGCTCCGCCGCGCTCGCGGAACGGACCATCGAATGCGATCGGTGCGACGGCGAGATGCAGCTTCGCTCGGGGCGTTTCGGAAAGTTCTTCGGCTGCACCAACGCCGAGTGCAAGAACACGCGCAAGGTGCTGCGCAATGGGGAACCCGCGCCGCCGAAGGCCGATCCGGTGCCGATGCCGGAGCTCCGCTGCCGAACCGTGGACGATCACTACGTGCTGCGCGACGGCGCCGCCGGGCTGTTCCTGGCCGCCAGCGGGTTTCCCCGTTACCGGGAGACGCGCGCGCCCGCGGTGTCGGAGCTCAAGCCCCACGCGGCGGAGCTGGATCCGAAGCACCGGTACCTGCTGGAGGCTCCGGAGACCGATCCCGAGGGCCGTCCGGCCGTCGTCCGCTTCTCCCGCAAGGCGGGCGAGCAGTACGTGACGTCGGAAGAGAACGGCAAGGCGACCCGCTGGCGCGCCGTCTATCGCGACGGGCGCTGGGTCGAGCCGGAACCGTCGGCGGCGCGGCAGTCCGCGAGAAAGACCGCCAAGGCGGCGGCGCGCGGCCGCGGCCGCCGGGAAGTGGCCTGA
- a CDS encoding methylenetetrahydrofolate--tRNA-(uracil(54)-C(5))-methyltransferase (FADH(2)-oxidizing) TrmFO encodes MIRIVGGGLAGSEAAWQAARRGVPVSLHEMRPVRSTAVHRTDRLAELVCSNSFRGDALENAVGLLKEEMRRLGSLVMRVGDETRVPAGGALAVDRERFAAGVTAALEAEPLITIHREEVRRIPEASARAPVVVATGPLTSPDLAAGLTALVGREQLYFFDAISPIVLADSIDRARVFRASRRGRRERHKDVAVGRTCGAGGEEDGDYLNCPMTAAEYHRFHAALTTAELAELHDFDRTPFFEGCLPIEVMAHRGVDTLRFGPMKPVGLTDPATGRQPYAVVQLRQDNLAADHFSLVGFQTQLKWPEQRRVLRMIPGLEQAEFVRLGMIHRNTYINAPSVLAPTWQTRARPGLFIAGQVSGVEGYVESAASGLVAGLNAAALARGEEPRAPPRTTALGALAHYVSHADPSHYQPTNIAFGLIPVVAGAPRGRQARRRAVAERALADLAAWRAVEPVTAAP; translated from the coding sequence ATGATCCGGATCGTCGGCGGCGGCCTGGCGGGCAGCGAGGCGGCTTGGCAGGCCGCGCGCCGGGGCGTCCCCGTGTCGCTGCACGAGATGCGTCCGGTCCGCTCGACCGCGGTCCACCGGACGGACCGGCTGGCCGAGCTGGTCTGCAGCAACTCGTTCCGCGGCGACGCCCTGGAGAACGCGGTCGGGCTGCTCAAGGAGGAGATGCGGCGGCTCGGCTCGCTGGTGATGCGGGTGGGCGACGAGACCCGCGTGCCGGCCGGGGGCGCGCTGGCCGTCGACCGCGAGCGGTTCGCCGCAGGCGTCACCGCGGCGCTCGAGGCGGAGCCGCTGATCACGATCCATCGCGAGGAGGTGCGGCGGATCCCGGAGGCGTCGGCGCGCGCGCCGGTCGTCGTGGCGACGGGCCCGCTGACCTCGCCGGACCTGGCGGCCGGGCTCACCGCCCTGGTCGGTCGCGAGCAGCTCTACTTCTTCGACGCGATCAGCCCCATCGTGCTGGCCGACTCGATAGATCGCGCCCGGGTCTTCCGGGCCTCGCGCCGCGGCCGGCGGGAGCGCCACAAGGACGTTGCGGTCGGCCGCACGTGCGGCGCCGGGGGCGAGGAGGACGGCGACTACCTGAACTGCCCCATGACCGCGGCGGAGTATCACCGGTTCCACGCCGCGCTGACGACCGCGGAGCTGGCCGAGCTGCACGATTTCGACCGCACGCCGTTCTTCGAGGGCTGCCTGCCGATCGAGGTGATGGCCCACCGCGGCGTCGACACCCTGCGTTTCGGTCCGATGAAGCCGGTCGGGCTCACCGATCCGGCCACCGGACGCCAGCCCTACGCGGTGGTTCAGCTCCGGCAGGACAATCTCGCGGCGGACCACTTCAGCCTGGTCGGCTTCCAGACGCAACTGAAGTGGCCGGAGCAGCGCCGGGTGCTGCGGATGATTCCCGGTCTCGAGCAGGCCGAGTTCGTCCGGCTCGGGATGATCCACCGCAACACCTACATCAACGCGCCCTCCGTGCTGGCGCCGACCTGGCAGACCCGGGCCCGCCCCGGCCTGTTCATCGCCGGCCAGGTCTCCGGCGTCGAGGGCTACGTGGAGTCGGCCGCTTCCGGGCTCGTCGCCGGGCTGAACGCGGCCGCGCTCGCGCGCGGCGAGGAGCCGCGGGCGCCGCCGCGCACGACCGCGCTGGGCGCGCTGGCCCACTACGTCTCGCATGCCGACCCGAGCCACTATCAGCCGACCAACATCGCCTTCGGACTGATCCCGGTGGTCGCGGGCGCGCCCCGCGGGCGGCAGGCGCGGCGCCGGGCGGTGGCCGAACGCGCGCTCGCCGACCTGGCCGCGTGGCGTGCGGTCGAACCCGTCACGGCCGCACCCTGA
- a CDS encoding tyrosine recombinase XerC, whose amino-acid sequence MREQLRPFLDHLRLNRNLSRHTVRAYGSDLSQFFEFAAAHLGREPRVADLGHRLVRDYLADTYERRQASSSSARKLAAVRTFARYLRREGLLEDDPGTLLSPPKVERRMPAHMAIDEVGALLAVPDASTPLGLRDRAILELFYASGLRLGELVGLDLEDVNLSARMVRVLGKGGKERIVPFNPAAAAAIREYLPARRGLVRRVQPGAAPARGPLRRTGDPLFVNYRGGRLSSRSVARMVRRCVTQVGAKRGISPHALRHSFATHLLERGADLRAIQELLGHARITTTQRYTHVSAAQITEIYRRTHPRA is encoded by the coding sequence ATGCGCGAGCAGCTTCGACCGTTTCTCGACCACCTGCGCCTGAACCGCAACCTCTCGCGGCATACCGTGCGCGCCTACGGGAGCGACCTGTCGCAGTTCTTCGAGTTCGCGGCCGCGCACCTCGGCCGCGAGCCGCGGGTCGCCGATCTCGGCCACCGGCTCGTGCGCGATTACCTGGCCGACACCTACGAACGGCGGCAGGCGTCGTCGTCGTCCGCACGCAAGCTCGCCGCGGTGCGCACCTTCGCGCGCTACCTGCGCCGCGAGGGCCTGCTGGAGGACGATCCGGGCACGCTCCTCTCGCCGCCGAAGGTGGAGCGCCGCATGCCGGCCCACATGGCCATTGACGAGGTGGGCGCCCTACTCGCCGTTCCGGATGCGTCGACCCCGTTGGGTCTTCGGGACCGGGCGATCCTGGAGCTCTTCTACGCCTCCGGCCTGCGTCTCGGCGAGCTCGTCGGGCTGGATCTGGAGGACGTGAACTTGTCCGCCCGTATGGTCCGCGTCCTCGGCAAGGGGGGCAAGGAACGCATCGTGCCGTTCAATCCGGCGGCGGCGGCCGCGATTCGCGAGTACCTGCCGGCGCGCCGCGGCCTCGTGCGGCGCGTGCAGCCCGGAGCAGCGCCGGCGCGCGGCCCGCTGCGACGGACGGGCGACCCGCTCTTCGTCAACTACCGCGGCGGGCGCCTGTCGAGCCGCAGCGTCGCGCGCATGGTGCGGCGGTGCGTCACGCAGGTCGGCGCAAAGCGCGGCATCAGCCCGCACGCCCTGCGCCACTCCTTCGCGACCCACCTGCTGGAGCGCGGCGCCGACCTGCGCGCCATCCAGGAGCTGCTCGGCCACGCCCGGATCACCACGACGCAGCGCTACACCCATGTCAGCGCCGCACAGATCACCGAGATCTACCGCAGGACGCACCCGCGGGCGTGA